Within Streptomyces sp. SS1-1, the genomic segment ACGGCGTCGACCTGAAGGTCTTCCCCAGCCAGGTCACCTGCGTCCTGGGCGACAACGGCGCCGGCAAGTCCACCCTCATCAAGATCATCTCGGGGCTGCACCAGCACACCGAGGGCGAGTTCCTCGTCGACGGCACCCCCGTGCGCTTCTCCACCCCGCGCGAGGCCCTCGACAAGGGCATCGCCACCGTCTACCAGGACCTCGCCGTCGTCCCGCTGATGCCGGTCTGGCGCAACTTCTTCCTCGGCTCCGAGATGACCAAGGGCCCCTGGCCCCTGCGCCGCCTCGACATCCAGCGGATGAAGAAGACCGCCGACGAGGAACTGCGCAACATGGGCATCGTCCTGGACGACCTGGAGCAGCCCATCGGCACGCTCTCCGGCGGCCAGCGCCAGTGCGTGGCGATCGCCCGCGCCGTCTACTTCGGCGCCCGCGTCCTCATCCTGGACGAGCCCACCGCCGCCCTCGGCGTCAAGCAGTCCGGCGTCGTCCTGAAATACATCGCCGCCGCCCGCGACCGCGGCCTCGGCGTCATCTTCATCACCCACAACCCGCACCACGCCTACATGGTCGGCGACCACTTCAGCGTCCTGCGCCTCGGCACCATGGAGCTCAACGCCTCCCGCGACGAGGTCAGCCTCGAAGAGCTCACCAACCACATGGCCGGCGGCACCGAACTCGCCGCGCTCAAGCACGAACTGTCGCAGGTCCGCGGCGTCGACGTCGAGGAGCTCCCGGAAGCCGACGCCCTCACCGCACCCGTGGCCTCCTCGGAAGGGAAGTCCTGACATGCCCGCAGCGCTGGACCGTATCCGGGTCGGCTCCGCCCCCGACTCCTGGGGCGTCTGGTTCCCCGACGACCCGGCCCAGGTGCCCTGGGACCGCTTCCTCGACGAGGTCGCCGAGGCCGGCTACGACTGGATCGAGCTGGGCCCGTACGGCTACCTGCCCACCGACCCGGCCCGGCTGACCGACGAGATCACCCGGCGCGGCCTCAAGGTCTCCGCCGGCACCATCTTCACCGGCCTGCACCGCGGCCCCGGCGTCTGGGACTCCACCTGGGAGCACGTCAGCGAGGTCGCCTCGCTCACCCAGGCCATGGGCGCCAAGCACCTCGTCGTCATCCCGTCCTTCTGGCGCGACGACAAGACCGCCGAGATCCTGGAGCCCTCCGAGCTCACCGCCGAGCAGTGGGGGCACCTCACCCAGGGCATGGAACGGCTCGGCCGCGAGGTGCGCGAGCGGTTCGGGCTGGACATCGTCGTCCACCCGCACGCCGACACCCACATCGACACCGAGGCCCACGTCGAGCGCTTCCTCGACTCGACCGACTCCGACCTGGTCAACCTGTGCCTGGACACCGGGCACTACGCCTACTGCGGCGGCGACAGCGTCAAGCTGATCGAGACCTACGGCGAGCGCATCGGCTATCTGCACCTCAAGCAGGTCGACCCGGACATCCTCGCGGACGTCGTGAAGAACGAGGTCCCCTTCGGCCCCGCCGTGGCCCGCGGCGTCATGTGCGAGCCCCCGGCCGGCGTGCCGGAGCTCGGCCCGGTCCTTCAGGCCGCGCAGAAGCTGGACGTCGACCTGTTCGCGATCGTCGAGCAGGACATGTACCCCTGCGAGCCGGACAAGCCCCTGCCCATCGCGGTCCGCACCCGCAGGTTCCTCCGGTCCTGCGGCGCCTGACGCCCCCGAGAGGACGCCGAACACCATGCCCCACCGTCCGGACGACCTGGGCGTCGCCGTCATCGGCACCGGCAGGATGGGCGCCGACCATGTGCGCCGCGTCCGGCAGACCGTCAGCGGGGCCCGCGTGACCGCCGTCGTGGACGTCGACCGGGGACGCGCCGAGGCCGTCGCGTCCCGGGCCGGCGGCTGCGCCGTGCACACCGACCCGGCCGCCGCGATGGCCTCACCCGACGTCGACGCGGTGATCGTCGCCTCACCCGGCCCCGCCCACGAGGCGGCGCTCATGGCGGCGTTCGAGCACGGTCTGCCGGTCCTGTGCGAGAAGCCGCTCACCCCGGACCCGGCCGCCGCGCTCCGGATCGTCGAGGCCGAGTGCGCGCTCGGCCGGCGCCGGGTCCAGGTCGGCTTCATGCGGCGCTACGACGCCGAGTACGCGCGGCTGAAGGCGCTGCTGGACACGGGCCGGCTGGGCCGCCCGCTGCTGCTGCACCACCGGCACCGCAATGTGGCGAGCCCGTCCGGCTGGACCTCCTCGATGCTGATCGAGGACTCCGTGTCCCACGAGATGGACGTGACCCGCTGGCTCCTCGGCCACGAGATCACGTCCGTCACCGTGCTCACCCCGACACCGTCCGGCGATGCTCCCGCCGGCCTGCGCGACCCCCAGTTCGTCGTCTTCGAGACGGACGGCGGAGCGGTCGCCGACGTCGAGATCTTCGTCAACTGCGGCTTCGGCTACCAGGTCCAGGCCGAGGTCGTCTGCGAACGCGGCACCGCCCGCGTCGGCGACGCCCACGCCCTGGTCACCCAGACCGCCGGCCACTGGGGCGGCACCATCGCCCAGGACTACCTGGAACGCTTCGCCGACGCCTACGACCGCGAGGTCCAGGCATGGGTCGACGCCACCCGCCGGGGCGAGGTGACGGGCCCGAGCGCCTGGGACGGCTACGCCGTCGCGGCGGTGTCGGCGGCGGGCGTACGGGCCCTGGAGCGGGGCGGCCGGGCCGTGGTCGAGCTTCCGGAGCGGCCAGCCATGTACCGGTGACGAACACGGCCCGTTCGTAGCCGACCCTCCTGTTGCTTCAATGCCACCCTTGATCACCGGCAGTGTGCGCAACGTGACACAACACCCGCTAGGATCCCCGTCTCGAAGAGGGGGGATCCTGTGCTCGAGGACATCGCCGTTCGCGTAGCCGTCACAGTCGCCGCGGCACTGGTCATGTACATCGGCAAGACGCTCTGGCAGAACCGGCGGCATCTCCATCTGCTGGTACTCCTGTTCACACCATGGCGGCGCGTACGCCTATCGGTGGCCGTGCTCCTGCGGCTCGACGACGAAGACTGCTACGTCCTGTTCGACTCGCCCACGCGTCCGGCCACCTTCGGCCCGCCCGGGGGAGTGGTCAAGTATTACGAGTCGGGTCGCCGCAAGTTGGACAAGCTGGGCTTCGAGTGTGAGGAGCGCAGCCAGGAGGTGATGCGGTGCGACTTACGTGGCTTCGTACGAGCGGTCAAGGTGCCGGACTTCGCACGTTGGTTGTATGGCGGGTCCGGCCGTGAGCCGGCGTCGGACTGCCTGCGCCGTGAACTCGTTGAGGAGGTGGCCGAGATCGGTCACCCAGAGTTGGCTCCCTCGGTCGCGTCCATCAACTTCACCCTGGTGCGCCGGGTGGTGGACGGTCCGATGAAGGTCGCTGGAGCGCCGTACCGGCAGGTCCGGTTCTTCGAGGTGTACGACCTCATGCTTGAGAAACCAGAAGCCCTCGAACTCCGTGCGGCGTTGCTCGTGCTCGCGCGTGACCCCTTGGAAGAGCACATCATCGCGGTGAGCCGGCAGGGCATCGCCTTGGGGCGAGAGGGCGCGCACATGGTGCTGCCGCAATCCGCCTTCCTGATCGGCGACGAGCGCTTTCGTGAGGACATCCATCCGGTGCGGCGGCCTACCACCGGGCAGGCGGAAACCCGGTGAGCGAGGACCTTCTGACGCTGCTGTACCGCCAGACGCTCGCGCTGAACTTCCCGTTCACCCCAGACCTTCTGGACCGGGTCACGGATTTCTGCCCGGACCGTACCTTTCAAGAACTGCTGGACCCTCGGACTGCCCTGCGAGCCCTGCCCGTCGTCTGGCGCGCTTCGTACAACGAATTGGACCCCGAGCGGGCCATCCTCGTCTGTCTCGCCGTCCGGAATGTCCTGCGACCGGGACCTGCCGTGGTCGGGACGCGTTTCGCCGGGCTGCGCTGGGATGCCACGTTCTTCCATGTGCAGCTGTACCTAGCCGGGTCGCTCCAGGACTACGCGACGGAACAAATGTCCCAGGGCCGCAGCCGACTGGTCCGTCCCATGCTCGAAGAGGCGATGCGCTGCTGGGAGACGGTCGAACCCGAGGCGGACCGATTGCTGGCCCCGGAGAGCAAGGCACGACGCATTTGGCGCGGGAAACGCGGAGTCACCAGGCTTTACCTGGCCCGGAACACCCGGCAGCCCTTCGGCCTCCTGCGGGGAGCCCGCGCGGACCTGGAGTACGCCGAGGCGAAGAAGGACACCAGCGCGGGGCACTTCACATTTCTACTCGAAGTGCTCACGCGGCTGTCCGACGATCCGGCGGAGCTTCCCGCGATCTGGGATGTGGCCGATGCTCTGATCGAACGAGCGGGGCCACACGTCGTGGGCTCTTCCCGCTGGCTGGTCACTCTGGGGGAGTACCGGCTCAAGAGGGCACAGTCTCCGCACGCCGAGCCGGTCGACGGGCTGGACGTCCGATCGGCTTCCGCCTTGTACAGCCAGTTGCGCAACGATCTTCTGCTGGCCGGAGAGGAGAGCAGAGAAGCCCGGGTGGCGCTGGGCCGGGCGGCCTTGTACTACGCGAAGGTCGTGAAGCTCGCAGGCGGTGCCGACGACGAGGCGGTGATGCTCCTGCACGAAGCGAAGGACGTGCTCACCGCTTGCCTGGAAGAGAATGCGGCGGCCAGCGGTGGCGACGCGATCGGCGAGAAGTTCCCCTCCGCGCGAGTCACCGGCTTGCTTGGCGAGGTTTGCCTGCGGCTCCACTCCCTCACACGCGCGCCGAACCACATCGCCGAGGCGATCGAGTGGTTCGAAACGACATCGCAGGATGACCGGGCTCCGGACAACGTGCACGGCCTGCTGGGCGAGGCTTATCTGCGGCGGGCGCGTACGGGCAGCGAGAGGGACCTCCGGACCGCGCTCGAGTACAAGGCCCGAGCCCGGGACATCGGTGACCTCAATCCCGGGAACTACAGTGTCTCGGCCGCCGGCCATCACCAACTGTGGCGTTTGACCAGGGCGCCGGAGGAGTTCGCCGCGGCCGTCGACCTCGCTGTCCAGGCGTGGCAACTTGATCCGCAGTGGCCCTGGCCGCTGATGCAGCTTGCAGAGTTCGCGGCTGCCCGGG encodes:
- a CDS encoding ATP-binding cassette domain-containing protein; this translates as MTTEGNGTQGAEVKDQAPEDRTSEDRTPEGGAPLVELRGAGKSYGNIRALHGVDLKVFPSQVTCVLGDNGAGKSTLIKIISGLHQHTEGEFLVDGTPVRFSTPREALDKGIATVYQDLAVVPLMPVWRNFFLGSEMTKGPWPLRRLDIQRMKKTADEELRNMGIVLDDLEQPIGTLSGGQRQCVAIARAVYFGARVLILDEPTAALGVKQSGVVLKYIAAARDRGLGVIFITHNPHHAYMVGDHFSVLRLGTMELNASRDEVSLEELTNHMAGGTELAALKHELSQVRGVDVEELPEADALTAPVASSEGKS
- a CDS encoding sugar phosphate isomerase/epimerase family protein — translated: MPAALDRIRVGSAPDSWGVWFPDDPAQVPWDRFLDEVAEAGYDWIELGPYGYLPTDPARLTDEITRRGLKVSAGTIFTGLHRGPGVWDSTWEHVSEVASLTQAMGAKHLVVIPSFWRDDKTAEILEPSELTAEQWGHLTQGMERLGREVRERFGLDIVVHPHADTHIDTEAHVERFLDSTDSDLVNLCLDTGHYAYCGGDSVKLIETYGERIGYLHLKQVDPDILADVVKNEVPFGPAVARGVMCEPPAGVPELGPVLQAAQKLDVDLFAIVEQDMYPCEPDKPLPIAVRTRRFLRSCGA
- a CDS encoding Gfo/Idh/MocA family protein, with protein sequence MPHRPDDLGVAVIGTGRMGADHVRRVRQTVSGARVTAVVDVDRGRAEAVASRAGGCAVHTDPAAAMASPDVDAVIVASPGPAHEAALMAAFEHGLPVLCEKPLTPDPAAALRIVEAECALGRRRVQVGFMRRYDAEYARLKALLDTGRLGRPLLLHHRHRNVASPSGWTSSMLIEDSVSHEMDVTRWLLGHEITSVTVLTPTPSGDAPAGLRDPQFVVFETDGGAVADVEIFVNCGFGYQVQAEVVCERGTARVGDAHALVTQTAGHWGGTIAQDYLERFADAYDREVQAWVDATRRGEVTGPSAWDGYAVAAVSAAGVRALERGGRAVVELPERPAMYR